CCCGTACGACGACGCCACGAGCGAAGCGCACCGCCAGGCGGTCATGGACCTGCTCCCGCCCCGCACGACCCCGGCGGACGCGGAACCGGACCGGCTCCCGCCGCCCGCCGAGCCGGAACCGGTCCCGGCGGAGGCAGCGGTGGCGAAGAGCCCCTGACCGGCCGGCCACCGGGACGCGCGCGGCGGCCGATCTGCGGCCGATCACGCCGACCACGAGCGTGGACGGACGCACGCAAGCGCCGCCACGCCACGGCGCCGCTCTCAAGGCGCCCCGCCTGCTACGCCACGAAGGTCCGCGGTGCCTCGGCCCCCGCAGTCCCCCCGCTCCGCACCAGGCGGGCCGCCGCGGCCAGTCGTACCGCCGCCTCCTCCGCCACCGCGCCCCCCACGGTGAACGGCAGCCGCACATACCCCTCGAAGGCGCCGTCCACACCGAAGCGGGGCCCGGACGGTACCCGGACGCCCACCCGCTCCCCCGCCTCCGCGAGGCGCGAGCCCGACAGTCCCCCGGTCCGCACCCACAGCGTGAGCCCGCCCCGCGGCACCTCGAACTCCCAGTCGGGCAGCTCACGGCGCACGGCGGCGACCAGTGCGTCGCGGTTGTCCCGCGCCTGCCCGCGCCGGATGTCCACGGCCTGCTCCCACCCCCCGGTGCCGAACAGCCAGTGCACGGCGAGCTGCTCCAGCACCGGCGTGCCCAGATCGGCGTACGCGCGCGCGGCGACGAGGTTGCGGATGACGTCCGGGGCGGCCCGTACCCAGCCGATGCGCATCCCGGCCCAGAACGCCTTGCTGGCGGAGCCGACGGTGATGACGGTGGACCCGGCCGGGTCGAAGGCGCACACGGGGCGCGGCATCTCCACGTCCCGGTCCATCCACAGCTCGTTCATCGTCTCGTCGGCGACGATCACGGTTCCCGCCGACCGGGCCGCCTCGACCAGCCGCCGGCGCTGATCCTCGTCGGCGAGCGCCCCGGTCGGGTTGTGGAAGTCGGCGACGACATAGGCGATGCGCGGCGCGGCGTCCCGCAGCACCTGCCGCCAGCGGTCCATGTCCCACCCGACGAGCCCTTCGGCCATCGCCACGGGCACCAGACGGGCACCCGCCACCCGCATCAGCTGCAGGATGTTGGCGTACGACGGCGACTCGACGGCGATGCGCTCGCCGCGGCCCGCGAAGAGATGGCAGATGGCGTCGATGGCGCCCATCGCACCGGTCGTGACCATGATCTGTTCCGGCATGGTGGGGATGCCGCGCGCGGTGTAGCGCTCGGCGAGCATCGCGCGCAGCGCGGGGAGCCCGGCCGGATAGTCGCCGTGCGTGTGCGCGTACGGCGGCAACTCCTCCAGTGCGCCCTGGACGGCGCGGGTGAGCCAGGGCTCGGGCGCGGGCAGCGCGGCGCAGCCGAGGTCGATCATCGAGCCGAGCGCCTCGGGCGGCAGCGGCTCCAGTCCGCGCGCGGGAAGCGGATTGCCGGCTGGCACGGCGGTCCAGCTGCCCGCGCCGCGCCGGGACTCCAGGAACCCCTCGGAGCGCAACGCCTCGTACGCCGCCGCGACCGTCGTACGGCTGACGGACAGGGCGAGCGCGAGTTCCCGCTCCGCGGGCAGGCGCGCGGCCACCGGCACCCGTCCTTCGAGCACCAGCAGCCGGATGCCGTCGGCGAGCGCGCGGTAGGCCGGCGGACGGCGCGAGCCCGGGCCCGCCGGGCGGTCCTGCTGCGACTTGAGCTGCCGGGCCAGCTGCGCCGCGCCCACCGCCGAGGTCCACTGCCCCATGACGATCAGTCCACCTTCCCCGAATTGGCCCCTCCGGGCGTCCTCTCCCCTGCCACAGGGTGCCACGTGTCAGGCCACCGGCACCAACGGGGACACGGGGAGGCCGACCCACTCCGACATGTTCGCCGCCCCCTCGGCATCCGGCGGCAGCGCCGTCGTTGCCGGAGGTCAACCCCCGCGCGCGATACTGCGTCCGTGAGCACGCGCATACGTCATCCCTATCTCGACCACCCCGGCCCCATCCCCTTCGCCCACCGGGGCGGCGCCGCGGACGGGCTGGAGAACACCGTGCTGCAGTTCCGGCGCGCGGTGGAGGCGGGCTACCGGTACATCGAGACCGACGTCCACACCACGCGGGACGGGCGGATCGTGGCGTTCCACGACGCGACGCTGGACCGGGTGACCGACGGGGCGGGGCGGATCGCCGACCTGCCCTGGGACGAGGTACGACAGGCGCGCGTGGCGGGCAGCGAGCCGGTGCCCCTCTTCGAGGAACTCCTGGAGACCTTCCCGGAGGTGCGCTGGAACGTCGACCTGAAGTCCGAGTCGGCCCTCCACCCCTTCCTGAACCTGATCGCCCGCACCGATGCGTGGGACCGGATCTGCGTCGGCTCCTTCTCCGAGGCCCGC
This region of Streptomyces chromofuscus genomic DNA includes:
- a CDS encoding SCO1417 family PLP biosynthesis transcription factor; amino-acid sequence: MGQWTSAVGAAQLARQLKSQQDRPAGPGSRRPPAYRALADGIRLLVLEGRVPVAARLPAERELALALSVSRTTVAAAYEALRSEGFLESRRGAGSWTAVPAGNPLPARGLEPLPPEALGSMIDLGCAALPAPEPWLTRAVQGALEELPPYAHTHGDYPAGLPALRAMLAERYTARGIPTMPEQIMVTTGAMGAIDAICHLFAGRGERIAVESPSYANILQLMRVAGARLVPVAMAEGLVGWDMDRWRQVLRDAAPRIAYVVADFHNPTGALADEDQRRRLVEAARSAGTVIVADETMNELWMDRDVEMPRPVCAFDPAGSTVITVGSASKAFWAGMRIGWVRAAPDVIRNLVAARAYADLGTPVLEQLAVHWLFGTGGWEQAVDIRRGQARDNRDALVAAVRRELPDWEFEVPRGGLTLWVRTGGLSGSRLAEAGERVGVRVPSGPRFGVDGAFEGYVRLPFTVGGAVAEEAAVRLAAAARLVRSGGTAGAEAPRTFVA
- a CDS encoding glycerophosphodiester phosphodiesterase, coding for MSTRIRHPYLDHPGPIPFAHRGGAADGLENTVLQFRRAVEAGYRYIETDVHTTRDGRIVAFHDATLDRVTDGAGRIADLPWDEVRQARVAGSEPVPLFEELLETFPEVRWNVDLKSESALHPFLNLIARTDAWDRICVGSFSEARVVRAQRLAGPRLATSYGTRGVLNLRLRSWGVPAALRRSAVAAQVPETQSGIQVVDHRFVRAAHARDLQVHVWTINEAERMHRLLDLGVDGIMTDHIDTLRKVMEDRGVWV